tgaaactgcttttacctgagtaccccattgtaaacaggggacaaactgtgtctcagacccctctgggaagggggtctgagacaccctcagtaggaggggtcttgttaggtttaaaactccatctTTTGCTGGCTTGTTTgtccttctctacaagagtcaagacagaagtcagactaccagagcaagtatTTTCACTGAGAAAGCTTCTGCGAATAGAagtgaaatgtcctcacgtcaagcaacccagtccagtcgaagattcaagcttctctactatggaaaccacctggacaactgaaagccttcacagaaactctgGGAATACTGTacttcatgtctggacatcatttgtgggcttccacagggttctgtgttgggcccaaaattgtttattttctacattaatgatttatgtaaagtttcagatgTGGTTAAAgctgttctctttgcagatgacacaaacctgttttgctcagggggaaatctgcaacaattatgatctgatttaggaactgggATGATAAAGTTAaggagatggtttgatattaacaaattatcattaaatttgtctaaaactaaattaatgttatttggaaattataaaaaagacatacaaattcaattaaatatacaagggataaacatagaacgtgtcaaagagaataagtttttaggtgtcattattgatgaaaaaatgaattggaaagctcatattcagcatattcaaatgaagatatcaaagagtattgcagtgTTAAATgaagcaaagcatgttcttgatggcAGAGCTCTagacctgacttactgtgctgatgtTTGGGGCaacaactataaaactacagtgcaacccttattcattcttcaaaaaagagcattaagaacaattcataatgcaggttaccgAGACCACACCAactcattgttcattaaatctcaaatattaaaacttcacaatatgattttgttcaagactgttcaattaatgtacaaagtgaaaaataaacaagtgccatttagaattcaagaattttttactgagagagaaaatataatttacgggacttgtatcattttaaaattgctggcgctcagacaaccaggaaaggtttctgtgtctccatgtgtggccctaaaatatggaataacctgacagaTGAACTGAAACAATGTCCAAATAGTTTAAAAATCACTATAAAGAAATGATGTtatcaagatatgtatctgctgaagaaggcTGAGTTTTGTGTGTAGCCATTTGTAATTGTAAATTTGTTCTGTAACACTCAGACTGTGTCCTTTAAGTTGAAGagattgtgttgtgaaagtgtagtgacacggacccacaacagggggcgcaaatgaacggtcaatagatgagccaaaaagtaacaatttaatgttgtgaaggtgcacaacgaatacacagacaatctcagaatctgataacagtcaatccacaaaggtgacgtgtgggcaggctcgaggatagaagacgtctgtcctgagaagagccggaaccacacgatttccgccgccaccgaacctggtgaatactggagccgccaagtcccgaattcccaggtgatcaccgtccccgactgtcggatctggtactgctggcgaagaacaaagacagtcaagtgtgggtgtgtgtacaccccataacaacaacgatgggaatgccacctccacctctaacacacactcgtgcagcgtctgtttaaccacttatctgacggacgtaggacgaaacagttgcgacccacgccggtcctctggttgacagctgcaaaacaatagctcttggaatcaattaatacaggcagagaaagttacctccacagAAGTACGAGATCTCGGCAacaaagtggagatgacgtctggtctttatggagtgagatgctgtagagtagatgggtgacagctgtcaccccaggctgtgtccgtggcggcagcgccctctcgtgcctgaagcccgcacttcaggcagggcgccctctggtggtgggccagcagtacctcctcttctggcggcccacacaacagattgaagtggttgaaaatgggagtgggaatatttttttcttctttctttctttgcacTCCTTCTGATGACTAGATGATGTTACTTTTGGTTAAAAGGGTAGGCGTTAAAAAAGCTTTGTTTcggcctacaccctttcaggcacacggatgcattgtcaatccattttctttttcattgtcaatccattttctttcatTGTTAATTCATTTTCTTTTTCAGTATCAATCCATCTTCTTTTCGTtgtaagttttgtttgttgttgttttgtgtgtgtgctgaattaattcattcattcgttcACATACAATCAACACAAAATGAAAGTGTTCTATCCTGCTCTAGATTTAAAAATGCATATTGATTGAATACATGcacatgatgtgatgattaatgctaTGCTGAGGCTCACCGTCGGAGGCTCTGAGTTTCCAAATACCTGGAGCCACTACCTTGGACCAGGGGGACCAGCAACAAAATTGGTGCTACCGGTCCTGATCAGTAGGCTCAAAAAAGCTTTCACAAGACACTAATTCACCAAACGTGATCACAATTATTCCTtatgaataaaacaaacaaacactgtcaACATGCCTGCATGAACCAAGCTGTCGTGGCACAAAAAGAAAGGCGCCATAGCACCACACAGTCCAATGCCAGTCACAGCAGTCGGTTCGATGCAGGACACACagggcaaaacaaagcaaagCAGCAGCTCCAACAAATCAGTCACGCTGTGCCGCTACACTCAACCACGATcctaaaatacaaacaaacataaGTAACACACAAATGGCTGAAGCAGGAAGCTAAGACCACTACACCTCATACTCATCAACACAACATGGAGCGGAAAATCAATGCCACATGGGAGCAGCCCGCAGCGAATGACGACAAGCATAAGGAGCAATAAACAGCGTGCAGCCAGCAATAATGCTCAAATGAATTTCTGTGAGGCACGATAACTAAAATAAGCACCTGACAGATAACATTTAAGAGAACTGCAGCTGCTACCAACAGCCTACCTGCCACCACAACAACGAGGAACTGAAAGGCGCCAGACAATGATGGGAACCAAATGTCCAGCAATAAGAGAAAGTCAGGTGTTCTCTctctatatattttatatatatatgtgtgtgtgtgtgtgtgtgtgtatcactaATAgacacagagagcagactttagtCTGCAGTGAAAATCCTCCCAAAGTTTAGCATGTAACCACCTCCTGCCATTGTTACATAAATGAGCTGAGTCCCTGTGTGCTTTGTATAGCCTGCATATGTAATGACATATTAGAGCTGACAGGTTTCAGCAGAGAAAAGCAacctattgtttctttggaatgtgccaaTTAACACTTGAAGGCAGTTTCACTTCAGTACCAACCTCCTCCTTTTGTTATATACCTGAGCTGAGAGTTGAACCATAAATAGGGGATGCCTTTCACACACATACCAGATTTTACCATATCACAACCAATGCAATCAAAAAGGATCAGGGCTCAGGAGGCCTTAGCAATGCTACAGAGCATGTCGGACTGTGAATCTGATGGTGGAAATGTGAGCGACGTTGCATTTCAGAATGAAAACACTGTCACAGATTCTTCAAGTGATGAGGATGCGACTGCTCTTGTACCAGTAAATCCTCCCCTCCAAAGACACACCAGGAGACAGGCAGTCACGTATGTGATTGAGCAGGACAGTTCACCCACAGATGCTACATCGGGAGGAAGACACAAAGCATGGCAAGCCCCCtcatagcaaaaaaacaaaaattactcaTTTGAACACAACACCTGGATCCACAGAGAAGGTGAAAGATAGCACTGTTTCGTTCCACTGCATCATTAGAGACTATTCTGTTCATGAAACTCCAGACAGCATTCATTGGATCTGGAGAGCCAACAGAGTTTgcaaaacaaaatcatgactcACCTTCAAAGTTTCCTGTGTTTGGTGGATATCAGCAAGTTGTTGACCATCAGAGACTGCACAGTCCAGGAGGGCCATAGAACAAACCCCAGCTGGCAGATGAACCTCTATGAGCTGATGGCATTCCCTGCAATCCTTTTCTGAAGGGCTGCCAAGGGCTATGTTGGTGCCATGCAATTCATGTGGGTCATTAGATTCAGAAACCCAGATATCAAAGCCATAATGCCCCGTAACTGATTTCTTGAAATAAAGTGGTACCTTCGCTTCGACAACAAGGAGACCCACAAGGAATGCTTACAAACggacaaatttgcagaaatttCTGACATCTGGCAGCGCTTTGTTCAGAAGTGTGTGTCGTCCTCCAGTCCAGGGCAGCATGTTACCGTGGATGAGCAATTATTTCCAACAAAGGTTCATTGTCCCTTTCTGCAGTACATTGCATCCAAGCCTGACAAGTTTGGAATCaagttttggattgcagcagaTCTGGACATGAAATACTAGATGTGTCATGCCATCCCTTACTTGGGAAAAGATCCCTCTCGTTCGGCGGGAGAGAGGATGTcagagaatgttgttttgaaGTTGATAGAACCATTTATGGACTAGGGAAGGACTGTAACTAAGGAaactttcttcacctctctgtctTTGGCTAACAGGCTTCTTCAACGAAAAACaattgtgaccttgacctttgatgtAAGACCTGTATGTTCACACACATGTATGATCTTGGAGAAAATCACTGTTACACTTCATGATATAAAGGCTGTGAACAGTTCTGACAAGTGTTTAGGtctttgaaaaaagttttgtagaGTGACCATTGAAATACATAAAGGTCTAAAATGATGTCCCCCACATCCTTTTTGACACCGGGGACAGTAAAGTGTCATTTGAATGATCTGAATATCTCTTGGAATACAAATACTGTTTTACTTCCTTTCTAGATTATGTACAACAGTTTATGAGGAATGTTcttcatatatgcatgtgtgagaacAGTGAAGATGGTGAAGAAGCATCTCCAAAAGATTCACGAAAGACTGACAGGACCCTAAAGATACTGGGTGTTCTTTtaaatttacactctgtctcacagtgTTGAAGCGTCTCTTCGGCTctccgaggctcagattaaaTTTACTGTGCGttcgtttagggccccttcacacatagtgtgaatacgtacaactcagggcaactccggTCAGAACAgctgagcgcaccacgaaacatcgcgccgacgggcaggcgtgaacaatgccggtgcgatggtttacatttacactctgtctcacggtgttaaaacgTCTGATCCGCTCacagaggctcagattaaagttactgtgtgttagtttatatttacactctgtctcacggtgttaaaacgTCTGATCCGCTCacagaggctcagattaaagttactgtgtgttagtttatatttacactctgtctcacggtgttaaaacgTCTGATCCGCTCACATAggttcagattaaagttactgtgtgttagtttatatttacactctgtctcacggtgttaaaacgTCTGATCCGCTCacagaggctcagattaaagttactgtgtgttagtttatatttacactgtcTCTTGGTGTTAAAACATCTGATTCGCTCacagaggctcagattaaagttactgtgtgttagtttatatttacactctgtctcacggtgttaaaacaTCTGATCCGCTCacagaggctcagattaaagttactgtgcattcatttacatttacactctgtttcATGTGGTTAAAGCTTCTGATTAGCTCACTGAGGCTCAAataaaagttactgtgtgttcagTTACATTTACACTCAATCTTCAATCTTCCACTGTCTGTCAGATCCTCAGACTCTGTGGGACAGATTAAGTCCAGACTGTAAACTCATCTCTTTTCCCTGGCTTTCAAAAATGGGTAAGTGGtatatgctttgctctgctattttgctctgtatttttagatttgttATTCCTTTCCTTTTGATAATATTTTACAGTCATTGTATTggtattattgtgaagcactttggtcagctgcagctgtgtctaaatgtgctttataaatcttgaattgaactgaatacaCTCTGTCTTACGGTGTTAAAATGTCTGATTGGCTCTCtggggctcagattaaagttactgtgcgttagtttacatttacactctgatcATCTTATGGAGAATAACCTCTTTGACCTGTTGCAGTCTACATTTAGAAtgcatcactccacagagacagcacttactaaagtggtgaatgacttGCTTGCAATGAACTCTGACACCACTAGGGTGCTCCTAACTACattatttataaatgtaactattaaattctttttacatttttctaacatttaaatttatttattttatttgttgaaattattattataagtagtattagtagtagtagtagcatctagggatgttgtggggggggggagtcCTTGCCCCgctccacgccccctttctgtctGGATTCACCCCAGCTTTGGCGATGGAGCACAAAGAATGCATAATGTTTATGTATGaagaaaacacgaccagattgaTGGGTAAGAAAGTTTGATCAGCGTTTTTTATgtaatgtcatcctcagaaagagagtttaggcgcatttgggtggaaaaaagtgttagttgttaaGCTGTCGCGGATCAGCTCTTTTTAATgaggagacagacagagtggctcagaattttaaataaaggagaaaaaacataaaaatgtcttagtaaagttcagtgcaggtgtgccacTGTCACTGCGCTTTGAGAGCTAACAACTGTTTTTCGACTCGGAGCTGCTGTACAAAACGCAGTTGAAACGTTTGCAGCTCGCTGAAAGTTggcgaagtgggcagttcagttgaaccccgacccctTGCCCACGGGCAATTTTAACGCTgcaatcgacccacaatgcaaaaataatagtaacgcacagtgacttggagaagtgattactgatttggaaagattaatgccttagattacttgttactgaaaaaagcagtcagattgGAGTAACGCATTGCTGAGTAACACATTACCCGCATCACTAGTCATCAGTTTGAATGGCTAACACTAAACCTAGACTCATGTGATACATATCACAGTGATAAAACCTTATTGGGAAACCACACTATCCTTTGATCTACACATTAGAGAAACTATAAGGACCTGTGACTCTTGACAAGTGGATTAATACAATGTCTCTgtcttactgcagtccagcattagaggtctccaactggttcaaaatgctgctgctggagTTATGAcaaggagcagaaagtttgaccatattggcCCAGTGCTGGCCGTcctacactggcttcctgttctgtgaggtcagattttaaggttttgttattaacataGAAAATCCTTCATGAACTGGCTCCATCCGATCTGgtcgacctaattaaaccttatcaaCTGGCCCATGTCCTGTGTTCTCAGGATGTAGAATTACTGTGTCCCTAAggataaaaagaagtcagcaggccacagagctttctattATCttgcgtctgtccaaagcagtgGCTCATCCCTTGGTATCTGATCTGTTTGAAgattctttgtaaaaaaaaaaaaaaaatgcaacacggCGTTTTTCTCCATGACTGTCGCTGacatgcttgctcaggggggttggtaagattagaggTTACCTTTATGATATGCCTTGTGCTGTGATTTGAGGCTATATAATTAAATTTAAATGAATTAACACCTGACGATGAAGTTTGGCTCTAAAGGTCCAACAGAAGTTCACTGAGccaaaagcaagaaaaaaaacaatgtaaaCAAAAAGGCTCAGCCTTCATTGACCTTTTCATGTGAACTAACTGTAAACAAATTCATCTGACATATTAaacttaaaatttttattttacatgttaCATGTTGTCCTTCAGGACTCTTAAATGTGACAATATTTTTTCTCTGACCATTTGGATTTGCAGCCCATAAATCACAGGATCAAGAGCAGGAGGGATCACGTGCAACATGACGGAAGCTACCTTCTGTTGGTCCGATAAGTCTGGGAAACGGTGAAGGGTAATGTTAACTATGCCCAACACCAGCAAGACGAGATACAAAGTCAGGTGAGATGCACAAGTCTGTAGTGCCCGGCTGTTCAGGACTTTGTTCTTCCGGCTTAAACACACTGCTGCAATTTTCAAGTAGGTGAGTGTGATGCTGCCGATAGATGAGCCCAGCAGAACCACAGTGTAGCCGAGACCGTAGATTTGATTGATGAGGACACTTTCGCATGACAGTTTGAACAAAGAGGCATTTTCACAGTACGGGTTAAAGATAACCTGCCTGCAGCGTGACAGACGGATGGAGAGGCCCAGCAGGATGGATACCATAGCAACAGGCACCATCCAGGCCGACACAGACAGCTTCACCACCATCCTGTTGGTCATGATGGTGGAGTAGCCTAGGGGCTTACAAATGGCCACATATCGATCGAAGGCCATGATCATGAGCACAGTGTGAGCAGCACTTGCATTAAAATTAGCAAAAAAGGCCTGAATGACACAGTTTACGTAGTGAATGTAACGATCCATGATGGGAACAAAAATCTGACTCAGTAAAGGTGGAATGATGGCTGTTGCTTCAAAGACATCGTTAACAATCATATTACAGAAGAGCAGATACATGGGCTGATGGAGGCTCTTCTCCAAGGAGATCAGGATGAACAGGCTGATGTTGGACACCATGATGAAGATGTAGGTGAGGAGGAGGAAGGTGAAGACAGGAATGGAAGCCTCTGGGCTGAATTTTAACCCTTCAAGATTCAGCATATCTGCATTGAAAGTCTGGTTCTCCATGGAGACGACCCTGGAGAAAGTCACAGAAAGAAAATTTGACTGAGAGGAGAACAGAGCTGGAACCAAACACAGACACCATGATGCAACAAAGAAATGTGGAATATTTAAACCCACACAAGGTGGAAAAACTACAACCTGACTGCATGAATACAAAAGACAAGAAACTGAGACACAAAACGCAAAGAAATGAAATCACTGAGCTGGGTGGCTGGTCGGGCAGGAAAGAGGGACAAAACACAAAATCCAAATTCTAATGGTCCCTGACAGAAGCGTGACAGGTGATTGTAATATGaagcaataaaataataatttaagacACATTTAATGAAGCAGAAGCCTGTGGATACAGAACTGTTCTGAGCAGCATCGATAATCCTGTTCAGTCTCTGTTTTGTCATCTGGGTTCATCTAAAAACTTGATGCACATTTTACCAAAAAAGCATTCTGGACCTTTCACTTTGTGCTCAGCTTGAAGATTTACACTCCTTGGTCAGTGACAATACAAACTGCGAGCTGTGTTTCTATGTGGTCTGAATGTGCTGGTTGAGGCCAGACTACAGGTCTGAGTTGGGATCTGTTCCAACCCTGCTGACCTCGGAACTCTTCGCAATTTCCTCAAAATCTCATCTACAGCAGCTTCATGCTTATGTTTTGACACAACTGTAACTTTGTGCTCAAGGAGAAATGTGAATTTTGATAAAAAAGTGGCTCTAATTCAGTCTGACTCCAGTTTACTTTGTATTTTGTTGTTATCCATCAGATCAGCCCACATTATGgcactgtgtctgtgtctgtgtgtgtctgtgtctgtgtgtgtcgtcTTACCTCTGCTGATGTGAAGATTTCCAGGTGAACCAGCTGGTTTTATCAGCTCGATGAGCAGCACGACTGTTGGTGTCCAGCTGAAGGCGTTGCATCAGAATGATGTCATTGTTTTTTTGCCTGATGCAACTTTATTCAACTTCACTCAACTTCTCATCAACATGTGCTGAGTTcacaaacatgtttacagctgGAAAGTGTCCTGAAGCTTGTTTCACCAACTCAACCGAGATAGCAGACGGAGTCGAGATTTTCCAGTTGTACTCGCTGAATGTAGCTGTAGCGCCCCCTAGCCTCAACCAATGGGAGTGAAAAGGGTGCTGACATCTGTTCTAGGTTGGGTCGCAGTTATCTTGATTGACTCACTAAGAGAGTTAGTATCACACAGTGAAAACAGTTGCTGATTGCCTCACAGCAATCAGCAATGTTCACCATTCACAACACTCTTacagtaagtaagacccttcggctgctctttTGGCTGTTCTTGTGTTTtcattcggggttgccacagcaaatccaagttagatctgcacgttgaattggcacaagttttacgctgggtgCCCTTCCCGATGCAACTCCAgagtacatggagaaatgtggcaggggtgggatttgaaccgggaacattccacactgaaaccaagtgcagtaaCCACTTGTCCAGCGCGCCGACACAACACTCATACTCtaatgaaaaaaaagaaagaaaataaagtaGTTTTTCCTTGAACTGAGTTTAACTCCAACACTCCTTTAATTCTCtggggtccagggtataattggctgtttttgactacttttggttttaactttataact
This genomic window from Thalassophryne amazonica chromosome 9, fThaAma1.1, whole genome shotgun sequence contains:
- the LOC117517474 gene encoding olfactory receptor 56A5-like: MENQTFNADMLNLEGLKFSPEASIPVFTFLLLTYIFIMVSNISLFILISLEKSLHQPMYLLFCNMIVNDVFEATAIIPPLLSQIFVPIMDRYIHYVNCVIQAFFANFNASAAHTVLMIMAFDRYVAICKPLGYSTIMTNRMVVKLSVSAWMVPVAMVSILLGLSIRLSRCRQVIFNPYCENASLFKLSCESVLINQIYGLGYTVVLLGSSIGSITLTYLKIAAVCLSRKNKVLNSRALQTCASHLTLYLVLLVLGIVNITLHRFPDLSDQQKVASVMLHVIPPALDPVIYGLQIQMVREKILSHLRVLKDNM